From uncultured Desulfobacter sp., the proteins below share one genomic window:
- a CDS encoding sarcosine oxidase subunit gamma SoxG, with protein MKTIKRYSPVQFKATPAKTETRDNWDVVMEYDSEGDGPWIVDLSHRLRLDLQCADPESKQPFGMDIPKIPCQSILSDGVLINRMNATQASIYHLAGGTAAMPKENEYTDVTENTVFVAIFGNHVFQICEKLSNLDLSDPARQAPFLSQGPFSHVPCQIVTVSKEGTPGVVLTCSRGYGRDMIDAILHAGKEFGLKPAGEARFTDWIAGLYV; from the coding sequence ATGAAAACAATTAAACGATACTCTCCTGTCCAGTTTAAGGCAACCCCGGCCAAAACCGAAACCCGGGATAATTGGGACGTGGTTATGGAATACGACAGTGAAGGGGACGGTCCCTGGATTGTTGACCTGAGCCACCGTCTCCGCCTGGATCTGCAGTGCGCCGACCCTGAATCCAAACAGCCCTTTGGCATGGACATCCCCAAAATCCCCTGCCAGTCAATTCTTTCTGACGGGGTTTTGATCAACCGGATGAACGCAACCCAGGCGTCCATATATCATCTGGCAGGCGGCACTGCTGCCATGCCAAAAGAAAACGAATATACGGATGTAACGGAAAATACAGTGTTCGTGGCGATTTTTGGAAACCATGTTTTTCAGATCTGCGAAAAACTTTCCAACCTGGATTTGTCCGATCCGGCCCGCCAAGCACCCTTTCTGAGCCAGGGTCCTTTTTCCCACGTGCCCTGCCAGATTGTGACAGTATCCAAAGAAGGAACGCCGGGTGTTGTATTGACCTGTTCCCGAGGATACGGTCGGGATATGATTGACGCCATCCTGCATGCAGGTAAGGAATTTGGGTTAAAACCGGCCGGAGAAGCCCGTTTTACAGACTGGATAGCAGGGCTTTATGTATAA
- the feoB gene encoding ferrous iron transport protein B: MSDAIEKPPMVAIAGQPNTGKSTLFNCLTGLNQAVGNWPGKTVEKKSGTTVCGSTRVEVVDLPGTYSLTAGSTEERIARDFILEQAPDLVLVVVNALCLERTLYYAAEIAAMGINYVVALNMTDMAEDAGVLVDPAQVSKGLDVPVFPLVASRAKGLDRLTTGLEKALASRTRIREEIEWLFGELKEIHQTLTEKMLPIAENKRRSAWDALKLMEGDPDARHALGAKDTNVLAWVDKQFSHGPDMIEQLAQARFQWIKKALVKSCGPTNAPNDSSGLQPSGGAPRTPIWDRMATHHFLGVLLLLGIFAGVVTVGLVAGLSFGLFARSWFDALEAVAGQALDFKAIPWLAWVVRGGIRGAGSVVTVTPVIAIFSMVFALLEDIGYMARAAYVMDRLMVRIGLNGRAFVSLLFGMPCTIIGAMACRIGDSSRQRMLTLILVPLVPCSAKLAITSVIATWFFPLPVAVAVVLGLFLVNCLILAVMCRLFDRMLFPGTSPDPLIMELPPWQRPAWAAVFKHTWNRAKGFVKRAAGVLVVFSMVLSFACYFPTGEITTSLFGRLGQALTPVSHLMGLDWKMLTVLLASLLNKEAMLATAAVIFNVGQQELPGLMQATVSVSGAVTFMYAVNVFAPCIAALSVIHAEGGKRIKLLAGIIGYTTLLSIGGGILIHQAVRLVAG; encoded by the coding sequence ATGTCTGACGCAATAGAAAAACCACCGATGGTGGCCATTGCCGGCCAACCCAACACCGGCAAATCCACCTTGTTCAATTGTCTGACCGGATTGAACCAGGCCGTGGGCAACTGGCCGGGAAAAACCGTGGAAAAAAAAAGCGGAACCACCGTTTGCGGAAGCACTCGTGTGGAAGTGGTGGATCTGCCCGGAACCTACAGCCTGACAGCCGGTTCCACCGAGGAGCGCATTGCCCGGGATTTTATCCTTGAGCAGGCACCGGATCTGGTGCTGGTGGTGGTCAATGCCCTGTGCCTTGAGCGTACCCTTTACTATGCCGCAGAAATTGCCGCCATGGGCATAAATTATGTGGTGGCTTTGAACATGACGGACATGGCCGAAGATGCAGGGGTGCTCGTGGACCCGGCCCAGGTGTCCAAAGGGCTGGACGTACCGGTTTTTCCGTTGGTGGCAAGCAGGGCCAAGGGGCTGGACCGGCTGACAACCGGTCTGGAAAAGGCCCTGGCTTCCCGGACCCGGATCAGGGAAGAAATTGAGTGGCTTTTTGGGGAGTTGAAAGAGATTCATCAGACCCTGACCGAAAAAATGCTGCCAATTGCCGAAAACAAACGCCGAAGCGCCTGGGATGCACTCAAGCTCATGGAAGGGGACCCGGATGCGCGGCATGCCCTTGGGGCAAAGGATACCAACGTGCTTGCCTGGGTGGATAAACAGTTTTCCCATGGGCCTGACATGATTGAGCAACTGGCGCAAGCCCGGTTTCAATGGATTAAAAAGGCTTTGGTTAAAAGCTGCGGCCCCACCAATGCCCCCAATGATTCCAGTGGCCTGCAACCGTCAGGGGGTGCCCCACGCACCCCGATATGGGACCGAATGGCCACCCATCATTTTTTGGGTGTATTGCTCCTACTTGGTATTTTTGCCGGGGTGGTAACGGTCGGACTTGTGGCGGGCTTGTCCTTTGGCCTTTTTGCCCGGTCATGGTTTGATGCCCTGGAAGCTGTGGCGGGCCAGGCGCTGGATTTCAAGGCCATACCCTGGCTTGCCTGGGTGGTGCGCGGCGGTATCCGGGGGGCCGGGTCCGTGGTCACGGTCACGCCTGTGATCGCTATTTTTTCCATGGTCTTTGCCCTGCTGGAGGATATCGGTTATATGGCAAGGGCTGCCTATGTCATGGACCGGCTTATGGTCCGCATAGGGCTGAACGGCCGGGCCTTTGTTTCGCTGCTGTTTGGCATGCCCTGCACCATCATCGGTGCCATGGCCTGCCGCATCGGAGATTCCAGCCGCCAGCGAATGCTTACGCTTATTCTTGTCCCCCTGGTGCCCTGTTCGGCAAAGCTTGCCATTACCTCGGTGATTGCCACCTGGTTTTTCCCGCTGCCCGTTGCAGTGGCAGTTGTGTTGGGGCTGTTTCTGGTCAACTGCCTGATTTTGGCAGTGATGTGCCGTTTGTTTGACCGCATGCTTTTTCCCGGCACATCCCCTGATCCATTGATCATGGAACTGCCCCCCTGGCAGCGCCCTGCCTGGGCCGCTGTTTTCAAACACACCTGGAACCGGGCCAAGGGCTTTGTGAAACGGGCGGCCGGCGTGCTTGTAGTATTTAGTATGGTACTCTCCTTTGCCTGCTATTTTCCTACTGGCGAGATCACCACCAGCCTGTTTGGCCGTCTGGGCCAGGCCCTGACACCGGTGAGCCATCTCATGGGCCTGGACTGGAAAATGCTCACCGTCCTTCTGGCGTCCCTGCTCAACAAAGAGGCCATGCTGGCAACCGCCGCCGTGATTTTCAATGTGGGCCAGCAGGAGCTGCCCGGTTTGATGCAGGCTACGGTGTCTGTATCCGGGGCTGTAACCTTTATGTATGCCGTGAATGTATTTGCCCCCTGCATTGCCGCGTTAAGCGTTATCCATGCCGAAGGGGGGAAACGGATTAAGCTGCTGGCCGGCATCATTGGCTACACCACTTTGCTTTCCATTGGCGGAGGCATTTTGATCCACCAGGCTGTCCGGCTGGTGGCAGGGTAA
- a CDS encoding FeoA domain-containing protein yields MSKISNTRLSRVPGGWYATIKGFSCPPRQLSRLAPLGLIRGARLAVIRNRKGHALIIASGHTTIALSRQVAAAVAVGDVHV; encoded by the coding sequence ATGAGCAAAATATCCAATACCCGACTTTCCCGGGTTCCCGGGGGGTGGTATGCCACCATTAAAGGGTTTTCATGCCCTCCCCGGCAGTTGTCCAGGCTGGCTCCTCTGGGGTTGATCCGGGGGGCTCGCCTGGCCGTGATCCGAAACAGAAAAGGCCATGCCCTGATTATTGCCTCGGGCCACACCACCATTGCCTTGTCCCGGCAGGTGGCCGCAGCCGTCGCCGTAGGAGATGTCCATGTCTGA
- a CDS encoding AraC family transcriptional regulator translates to MCAYQVLTAAVDTPDDPLFMEAKALELVARQLRRLERIAGIYPRQSPLSISDMDQIMLAAEILKKEMDNPPGGVDLARRVGLNYNKLLHGFKKILLLTPAGYLCVVRLQKAYDLIAGRDLNVTQAASTVGYASLSHFTKSFRKAFGITPKACATAGKLKRSPDKKK, encoded by the coding sequence ATGTGCGCATACCAGGTCCTGACTGCGGCCGTGGACACGCCGGATGACCCCCTGTTCATGGAGGCAAAGGCTTTGGAACTGGTTGCCCGCCAGTTAAGGCGGCTTGAGCGGATAGCCGGCATATATCCCCGGCAGTCCCCTTTGTCTATTTCGGATATGGACCAAATTATGCTGGCCGCAGAGATTTTGAAAAAAGAGATGGACAACCCGCCAGGAGGCGTGGATCTGGCTCGCAGGGTGGGACTAAACTACAACAAGCTGCTTCACGGGTTTAAAAAGATACTCCTGCTGACACCTGCCGGGTATTTGTGCGTTGTCCGTTTGCAGAAAGCTTACGACCTTATTGCCGGTCGTGATTTGAATGTCACACAAGCCGCTTCAACGGTCGGTTACGCCAGCCTGAGCCATTTTACCAAATCATTCCGTAAAGCTTTCGGGATCACTCCTAAAGCGTGTGCAACAGCTGGAAAGTTAAAGAGATCTCCAGACAAAAAAAAATGA
- a CDS encoding substrate-binding domain-containing protein, translating into MDFYLNNDLLGPLMEDELDLIVDCRPHNRPDLEYISMLREAYTVVASKYYIEKKEIESVTDLEHCNLISMDKDMIWCQNFINALPKDIPLRLKQVIQIDHIRGIIEACMASIGVGFVPSYTVDKALSSKQLIALFPEIDVFKDQIGIYYKKRVASRPSIGELAGHLQQIKF; encoded by the coding sequence GTGGACTTCTACTTAAACAACGACCTGCTTGGGCCGCTCATGGAGGACGAACTGGATCTGATCGTCGACTGCCGGCCTCACAACCGGCCAGATTTGGAATATATTTCCATGCTGCGAGAAGCCTATACCGTGGTGGCCTCAAAATATTATATCGAAAAAAAAGAAATTGAATCAGTGACGGATCTTGAGCACTGCAACCTGATTTCCATGGACAAGGATATGATCTGGTGTCAGAATTTTATTAATGCTCTGCCCAAGGACATCCCGCTGAGGTTAAAACAGGTGATACAGATTGATCATATCAGGGGAATCATAGAGGCCTGCATGGCTTCCATAGGAGTGGGGTTCGTGCCCAGCTATACTGTGGACAAAGCGCTTTCATCCAAGCAACTGATCGCTTTGTTTCCTGAGATTGATGTGTTTAAAGATCAAATCGGAATTTATTATAAAAAGCGGGTGGCTTCACGTCCCTCGATCGGCGAATTGGCCGGGCATTTACAACAGATAAAGTTTTAA
- a CDS encoding LysR family transcriptional regulator, with protein sequence MDLNKLNTFYVLAKIRNYSKCAKKLFVTQSAVSHAIKALEQSLDLNLTEKRKNGFALTPEGEFLFNSCKTIFAEVEKTQEKLEKREKIRLGAPVEFGINVIIRHMALFWRPIPSFMWTST encoded by the coding sequence ATGGACCTTAACAAACTCAATACCTTTTATGTTCTGGCTAAAATCCGGAATTACTCCAAATGCGCAAAAAAACTGTTTGTCACTCAGTCTGCCGTCAGTCACGCCATCAAGGCTCTTGAACAAAGCCTGGATCTTAATTTAACCGAAAAACGGAAAAACGGATTTGCCCTGACCCCGGAAGGCGAATTCTTATTTAACAGCTGCAAGACCATTTTCGCAGAGGTAGAGAAAACCCAGGAGAAGCTTGAGAAAAGGGAGAAAATTCGGCTGGGAGCGCCGGTGGAATTCGGTATTAATGTGATCATCCGGCATATGGCACTTTTTTGGAGGCCCATCCCTTCCTTCATGTGGACTTCTACTTAA
- a CDS encoding TonB-dependent receptor plug domain-containing protein → MRRRTADIASGVTIRGISQFMSLASSFGFYIDDVYYNEYDSNFFDIERIELLRGPQGTLYGRNTIGGVLNIVTRKPDNTFTGRVKAGYGNYNTRDMSASVSCPILEDKLFIRMAGRYEKLDGFMENVFNGDDKVNRPENMDGRLSLRYTPTDKLTFDLGFDTLKYQSGYADYVPLSKIGSNPHKADVDCSGDALKEAHGANLRVQYNARDMKLISISAIRRDNNKLDHDMDFIPVDGQRQLYQRDYFTVREELRFVSDYKNSPFEWIVGLYGFKEEQDNNLSLS, encoded by the coding sequence ATGCGCCGCAGGACTGCTGACATCGCTTCCGGAGTTACCATACGGGGCATTTCCCAGTTCATGAGCCTGGCATCCTCCTTTGGGTTTTATATAGATGACGTTTATTACAATGAATATGATTCAAACTTTTTTGACATTGAGCGGATTGAACTTTTAAGGGGGCCCCAGGGAACCCTTTATGGCCGCAACACCATCGGCGGGGTACTGAACATTGTAACCCGGAAGCCGGACAATACATTTACCGGCAGGGTAAAAGCCGGTTACGGTAATTACAACACCCGGGATATGAGTGCATCTGTTTCATGTCCCATTTTAGAAGACAAGCTGTTTATCCGCATGGCCGGCCGGTATGAAAAGTTAGATGGATTCATGGAGAACGTATTCAATGGTGACGACAAGGTAAACAGGCCGGAAAATATGGACGGCCGGTTGTCCCTACGGTATACACCCACGGATAAACTGACATTTGATCTGGGGTTCGATACCCTTAAATATCAAAGCGGTTATGCCGATTATGTGCCGCTGTCAAAAATCGGTTCCAATCCCCACAAAGCAGATGTTGATTGCAGTGGCGATGCCCTGAAAGAGGCCCATGGCGCAAATTTACGTGTCCAATATAACGCCAGGGACATGAAATTGATCTCCATATCCGCCATACGCCGGGACAACAATAAATTGGATCATGACATGGATTTTATACCTGTTGATGGGCAAAGACAGCTATACCAGCGGGATTATTTTACTGTCAGAGAAGAGTTGCGCTTTGTCTCAGACTATAAAAATTCACCATTTGAATGGATCGTTGGCCTCTATGGATTCAAAGAGGAGCAGGATAACAACCTTTCCCTTTCATAA
- a CDS encoding TonB-dependent receptor, translating to MTSKLCCSILAALCLACWAGPGHAQDVLDTKDKTLETVTVTANKTRTDKQKLPAAVSAFDGYALKDMGLDNLNDVVANTPNINFNRSDSHTTQYVFRGIGGTKNMNRMFYVNLDDVAVPYAATDTLLDVERIEILRGGQGALYGANTHTGLINVITREPEFGPANGYAQISVEKFGAFRFETAAGGRISDTVAYRIAAAADTTNGYFNNQSLDQDDTNDSDQFTGRFKFLFLPNSDNQILLNVYADQYDSAFDAYGPIGSPVSWDTYNDELGENTGDILSPTLKWKHDLGNGRTLTSITNYTRSTYGFVHDWDFTGYDMMVGVYDETFNVVSQEFKVSGGDKDSFQWLAGVFGRYQTMDNRSIARYGTATGSMAGAYDRQDSTVDTSNLAGYGQVIYRALPKLEVTCALRLDYEKKELEWSNISTTGSAETSFTTDEDWMAFSPSVAAAWLLTDKQRIYATVARGFKAGDYNYVMPYAQIARTDPVDPEYTLTYEMGYKSRHFNDRLEFNADLFYVDWSDMQVDINIPGTTFYKKLNAADAHSSGLEIEARFKPLKGWTIFGGIGYMFEYEFDAFTDGTADYTGNKLPFTNDYTVNLGTTMYTDCGFFMGMDASWRGAYYLVEDNATRQDSYVMLNAKVGYAADHWEVAVYGRNLLDECYAISNCSGALMAAEPLTVGVMVKINL from the coding sequence ATGACATCTAAATTATGTTGCTCGATTTTGGCTGCGCTGTGTTTGGCCTGTTGGGCAGGACCGGGCCATGCCCAGGATGTTTTGGATACAAAGGACAAAACACTGGAAACCGTCACGGTCACCGCCAATAAAACCAGGACGGACAAGCAAAAACTGCCTGCCGCTGTCAGTGCTTTTGACGGGTACGCCTTGAAAGATATGGGCCTTGATAACCTTAACGACGTGGTGGCCAACACCCCGAATATTAATTTTAACCGGTCGGACAGCCACACAACCCAGTATGTATTCAGGGGGATTGGCGGCACCAAGAACATGAACCGGATGTTCTATGTCAATCTGGATGATGTGGCTGTGCCCTATGCAGCTACAGATACCTTGCTGGATGTGGAACGTATCGAGATCCTGCGCGGCGGACAAGGCGCCCTTTACGGGGCAAACACCCACACCGGCCTGATCAATGTGATCACCCGGGAGCCTGAGTTTGGTCCGGCCAACGGCTATGCCCAGATCTCTGTGGAAAAGTTCGGTGCCTTTCGGTTTGAAACCGCAGCAGGTGGAAGGATAAGCGATACCGTGGCTTACCGCATTGCCGCCGCAGCCGACACCACCAATGGATATTTTAACAACCAAAGCCTTGACCAAGATGACACAAATGACAGTGACCAATTCACCGGCCGCTTTAAATTCCTTTTTTTGCCGAACAGCGACAACCAGATCCTTTTAAACGTTTACGCAGATCAGTATGATTCGGCCTTTGATGCTTACGGACCCATAGGCAGTCCGGTTTCATGGGATACTTACAATGATGAGCTGGGTGAAAATACAGGGGATATCCTCTCTCCCACCCTGAAATGGAAGCACGATCTGGGCAATGGGAGAACCCTGACCTCCATTACCAATTACACCCGCTCCACCTACGGGTTTGTCCATGACTGGGATTTCACCGGTTATGACATGATGGTGGGTGTCTATGATGAAACGTTTAATGTCGTCAGCCAGGAGTTTAAGGTTTCCGGCGGAGATAAAGATTCGTTTCAATGGCTTGCCGGTGTGTTTGGCCGATACCAGACCATGGACAACCGGAGCATTGCAAGGTACGGCACGGCAACAGGTTCCATGGCCGGAGCCTATGACAGGCAAGACTCCACCGTTGACACCTCAAACCTTGCCGGCTACGGCCAGGTGATATACCGGGCTTTGCCCAAACTTGAGGTAACCTGCGCACTTCGCCTGGATTACGAGAAAAAAGAGCTGGAGTGGTCCAACATCTCCACCACAGGCAGTGCGGAGACCTCGTTTACCACAGATGAGGACTGGATGGCGTTCTCCCCGTCTGTGGCCGCAGCATGGCTTTTGACCGACAAACAGCGCATCTACGCCACAGTGGCAAGGGGTTTTAAAGCCGGGGACTATAACTATGTCATGCCCTATGCCCAGATTGCCCGGACCGACCCTGTGGACCCCGAATACACCCTGACCTATGAGATGGGATACAAGAGCCGCCACTTTAACGACCGCCTGGAGTTTAACGCAGACCTGTTTTACGTGGACTGGTCCGACATGCAGGTGGATATCAATATACCGGGGACCACCTTTTATAAAAAATTAAATGCCGCAGATGCCCACAGCAGCGGCCTGGAGATTGAAGCCCGGTTTAAACCCCTGAAGGGATGGACCATCTTTGGGGGCATTGGGTATATGTTTGAGTATGAATTTGATGCGTTCACAGATGGCACTGCAGACTACACCGGAAATAAACTGCCCTTTACCAACGACTATACAGTGAACCTGGGCACCACCATGTATACCGACTGCGGTTTTTTCATGGGGATGGATGCCTCCTGGCGCGGAGCGTACTACCTGGTGGAGGACAACGCCACCCGCCAGGACAGCTATGTCATGCTCAATGCCAAGGTGGGATATGCCGCCGACCACTGGGAGGTGGCTGTGTATGGACGCAACCTTCTGGACGAATGCTATGCCATATCCAATTGCAGCGGCGCCCTGATGGCAGCAGAACCCCTGACCGTGGGTGTCATGGTCAAAATCAATCTATGA
- a CDS encoding 2Fe-2S iron-sulfur cluster-binding protein, translated as MTNRLNQLPTLKIDSGQKIPFTYKGKKMYGVQGDTVATALYANGVRIYARSLKYHRPRGFYSMDGECSNTMMEVNGVPNVRTETTLLKPNMVVLEQNVKGSAEFDMMGFMDKMDWAMPAGFYYDVMHKPAKIWPVAMKQIRKAAGIGTLSPDYEMPGQYDEIYPNCDVCVIGGGPAGMTAALAAAEKGGRVILMEARPWLGGNFDYRSAEYADGQTYHQRAQTLARAVEAKENIRVFLHAANVGVYNNNLVTGFQVGKEGDAFTERYIEIRATSVVVATGCIERPLLFDNNERPGVMQASAALRMANTYGLLPGKNAVFSIGHDFGLEAAVTLFDLGMPIRMLADIRQDGQDPVLVKAVKERGIPMITGWVAAKALGSKKVSGVVMKSIDGTVQREFDCDVVVASAGFTPLTGALVVNQAKLKYDSHTNFFMPVDLPEKMYAAGRLLGYEKGESIEASGRLAGYEAADDMEKAAEAKEALAGCAGPALGCKLITAPVKGRKSFICFDEDTTIKNVKQSIDKGFDVPELIKRFSGAGLGPGQFGIPGHNLPLYTAKYQAQSDDKIRPTTVRPPLVPTNIATYAGTNHNMFKITPMDEMQKKDGGIFRNIGVWQRARYFSTDFTCKKEIENVRNNVGMLDGSTLGKFRIHGPDALKALQRVYISDMSKCKQGRVKYTAMCNEDGCVIDDGVVIKTGENDYYFTTSTGRAGQTIEWIRYHTRYDNWDFALVNLTDSLGVINLSGPNARKVLEKVVDIDVSNEGFGFSEYKEFNIADTIPVKAMRLGFVGELSYELHVPSSYMKALWELLLEAGKPFDIKNFGVEAQNVLRMEKCHLIIGQESEQRTNLLDVGLGFLWARKLTEWKKIGAVALRQAQGDTSRLTLVGIKMENNHRAPRDGALIVDDKVRGYIATARDSFSLNEAVGMALVEKHMSEIGTRLAIYEDECKDELIYAKVVAMPFYDTTGKRMKM; from the coding sequence GGCTTAACCAGCTGCCCACCTTGAAAATTGATTCCGGCCAAAAGATTCCCTTTACCTATAAGGGTAAAAAAATGTACGGGGTCCAGGGCGACACCGTAGCCACGGCCCTTTATGCCAACGGGGTCCGCATCTATGCAAGAAGTCTTAAATACCATCGTCCCCGGGGATTTTATTCTATGGACGGAGAGTGCTCCAACACCATGATGGAAGTGAACGGTGTACCAAATGTCCGGACCGAGACCACCCTTTTAAAACCAAACATGGTGGTTCTGGAACAGAACGTGAAAGGTTCTGCTGAATTTGACATGATGGGATTCATGGACAAGATGGACTGGGCCATGCCGGCCGGATTTTACTACGATGTCATGCATAAACCGGCCAAAATCTGGCCTGTGGCCATGAAGCAGATACGCAAAGCCGCAGGCATCGGAACCCTTTCCCCTGATTACGAGATGCCTGGCCAGTATGATGAAATTTATCCCAATTGCGATGTCTGCGTGATCGGCGGCGGCCCTGCCGGCATGACGGCAGCGCTTGCCGCAGCGGAAAAGGGCGGCAGGGTTATTCTCATGGAAGCAAGGCCCTGGCTGGGCGGCAACTTCGATTACAGATCCGCAGAATATGCCGACGGTCAGACATACCACCAGCGGGCACAGACGCTTGCAAGGGCGGTTGAGGCCAAGGAAAATATCCGTGTCTTTTTACATGCCGCCAATGTCGGCGTTTACAACAACAATCTGGTCACAGGATTCCAGGTCGGAAAAGAAGGGGACGCCTTTACCGAACGTTACATTGAGATCCGCGCCACATCCGTTGTCGTGGCCACGGGCTGCATTGAGCGTCCCCTGCTCTTTGACAACAACGAACGGCCCGGGGTCATGCAGGCGTCTGCCGCCCTCAGGATGGCCAACACCTACGGCCTTTTGCCCGGTAAAAATGCGGTATTCTCCATTGGCCATGATTTCGGGCTTGAGGCAGCCGTCACCCTGTTCGACCTTGGCATGCCGATCCGGATGCTGGCCGACATACGTCAGGACGGGCAGGATCCGGTACTTGTCAAGGCGGTTAAGGAGAGAGGCATCCCCATGATTACCGGCTGGGTCGCTGCAAAGGCACTGGGCAGCAAGAAAGTGTCGGGCGTGGTAATGAAATCCATTGACGGCACCGTTCAAAGAGAGTTTGACTGTGATGTCGTGGTGGCCTCTGCCGGGTTTACGCCCCTCACAGGTGCTCTGGTGGTTAACCAGGCCAAATTAAAGTACGACAGCCACACCAACTTTTTCATGCCGGTGGATCTGCCTGAAAAAATGTATGCCGCCGGCCGGCTGCTGGGGTATGAAAAAGGCGAATCCATTGAAGCCTCCGGCCGTCTGGCAGGTTATGAAGCAGCCGATGACATGGAGAAGGCCGCAGAAGCAAAGGAGGCTCTTGCAGGATGTGCCGGGCCCGCCTTGGGATGCAAGCTGATTACCGCCCCCGTAAAGGGCCGCAAAAGTTTTATCTGCTTTGATGAAGATACAACCATCAAAAATGTCAAGCAGTCCATAGACAAGGGATTTGACGTACCGGAGCTGATCAAGCGTTTCTCCGGCGCAGGACTTGGACCCGGTCAGTTTGGCATCCCCGGGCATAATCTGCCGTTGTATACGGCCAAGTACCAGGCACAGTCGGACGATAAAATCCGGCCGACAACCGTCCGTCCGCCCCTGGTGCCCACCAACATTGCCACCTATGCCGGCACCAACCACAATATGTTCAAGATCACCCCAATGGACGAAATGCAGAAAAAAGACGGCGGGATCTTCAGGAATATCGGCGTGTGGCAGCGGGCCCGTTATTTTTCAACTGACTTCACCTGCAAAAAGGAAATTGAAAACGTCCGTAACAACGTGGGCATGCTGGACGGCTCTACCCTGGGCAAGTTTCGTATCCATGGGCCCGACGCACTCAAAGCGCTTCAGCGTGTCTATATATCCGACATGAGTAAGTGCAAACAAGGCCGGGTAAAATACACGGCCATGTGCAACGAAGACGGTTGTGTGATTGACGACGGGGTCGTGATCAAGACCGGTGAAAACGATTATTACTTTACCACATCCACCGGCCGCGCCGGCCAGACAATTGAGTGGATTCGTTACCATACCCGGTATGACAACTGGGATTTTGCCCTGGTCAATCTCACCGATTCCTTGGGCGTGATCAACCTTTCCGGGCCCAATGCCAGAAAGGTACTTGAAAAAGTGGTGGATATTGATGTGTCCAACGAGGGATTCGGTTTTTCCGAATACAAGGAATTCAACATTGCCGATACCATACCGGTGAAAGCCATGCGCCTGGGATTTGTGGGAGAACTCTCCTATGAGTTGCATGTGCCCTCCTCCTATATGAAGGCTTTGTGGGAGCTCCTTTTGGAGGCAGGTAAACCTTTTGACATCAAGAACTTTGGTGTGGAAGCCCAAAATGTGCTCCGGATGGAAAAATGCCATCTCATTATAGGCCAGGAATCCGAGCAGCGGACCAACCTGCTGGACGTGGGATTAGGATTTTTATGGGCCCGTAAACTAACTGAATGGAAAAAGATCGGTGCCGTGGCCCTGCGCCAGGCCCAGGGGGATACCTCTCGTTTGACTCTGGTAGGCATCAAGATGGAAAACAACCACCGTGCCCCCAGGGACGGCGCCCTGATTGTTGATGACAAGGTCCGGGGCTATATTGCCACGGCCAGGGATTCATTCAGCCTGAACGAGGCTGTTGGCATGGCCCTGGTTGAAAAACACATGTCCGAAATCGGCACCCGGTTGGCCATTTATGAAGACGAGTGCAAGGACGAACTGATTTATGCCAAGGTCGTGGCCATGCCGTTTTATGACACCACCGGCAAACGGATGAAAATGTAA